ACCACCCACTGTGGATCGTGCAGGCCTGGCGGGAGGCGCTGGGCGCCGATGCCGAGCTCGAGGCCGCCCTGCTGGCCGACGACGCCGCCCCCGAGGTGCACCTGGTCGCCCGGCACACCGACCGGGACGCCCTGGCCGCCGATTCCGGCGGGGACCCCGGCCCGTGGTCGCCGTACGCGGTCCGGCTGCACGGCGGCGACCCCGGGAAGCTCACCGCGGTGAAGGACGGCACGGCCGCGGTGCAGGACGAGGGCTCCCAGCTGGCCGCCCTCGCGCTGTCCCGCGCACCGCTGGAGGGCACCGACACCCGCTGGCTGGACCTGTGCGCCGGGCCGGGCGGGAAGGCGGCACTGCTGGCGGCCGTCCGGCCCGCGGGCGTCCACCTCACCGCGGCCGACCGGTCCGAGCACCGGGTCGAGCTGGTCCGTTCTGCGCTGGGCCAGGAGCCCGACGTCGAGCTGCTGGTCGCCGACGGCCGCGAGGGCCCGTGGGAGCCGGGCTCCTTCGACCGGGTGCTGCTGGACGCACCGTGCACCGGGCTGGGCGCGCTGCGCCGTCGTCCCGAGGTGCGCTGGCGGCGCACGGCCGAGGACGTCGCCCCGCTGGCCGAGCTGCAGCGCGAGCTGCTCGACGCCGCGCTGGCCGCCGTCCGGCCCGGGGGAGTGGTGGCCTACGTGACCTGCTCACCGCACACCGCGGAGACCGTGGACGTGGTGGCGACCGTCGCCGGGCGGGACGACGTCGAGCTGCTCCCGGTCGCCGGGTTGTTCCCCGAGGTGCCCGACGCCGCGCGAGGGGACGCCCTGCAGCTGTGGCCGCACCGGCACGGCACCGACGCGATGTTCGTCGCGCTGCTGCGCAGGACCTGAGGTGCCGGCCCTGCTGGAGCGCCGGGGCTGGCGGTGGCTGCGGGTCGAGCCGATCGCGCTCGTCGTCGCCACGCTGTTCGCGCTGCTGGCGATGACGCCGTCCTTGCTGCCCCGGAGCTGGTACTTCCAGGCCGTGGTCAGCGGGATCAGCGCGGCGATCGGCTACGGGCTGACCTGCCTGGTGCTCTGGGGGCTGCGCCGATGGGGCCGGTGGCAGGGCTGGTCGGCCTGGCTGGTCGAGCACACCCACCGCCGGGTGCGACTGGCCGGCTGGGTGGTGCTGATCGTCGCCGTCCCGGTGTCGCTGCTGGTGGTGCTGACCATCGCCTCGGACTGGCAGCGGGAGGTGCGGCTGCTGATCGGGATGCCGCCGGAGACCTCGGCCGGGTGGCTGCGCGCGGCCCCGGCCATCGTGGTCGTCGCCGTCCTCCTGGTGCTGCTGGCCCGCGGGGTGCGCTGGATCGCCCGGGTGACCACCCGCTTCCTGCGCCGCCGGGTGCGGGTACCCCAGCGGCCGGCGCAGGTCGTCGGCGTGCTGGTCGCCGCAGCACTGGTGGTCGGGCTGGTCGAGGGCGTGGTGCTGCGCTGGGCGCTCTCGGCGGCCGACGCCAGCTTCAGCGTGGCCAACGACGAGACCCCCGAGGGCCTCAGCGCACCGCAGCTCGAGGAGCGGTCGGGGTCGCCGGAGTCGCTGGCGCCGTGGGACACCCTGGGCTCCGAGGGGCAGAAGTTCGTCGCCGGTGGCCCGTCGCGCGCCCGGATCGCCGAGGCCGCCGGCATCGCCGAGGACGACGTGACGGTGCCGATCCGGGCCTACGTCGGGCTGGAGTCCGCCGACTCGCCCGAGGAGCGCGCCGACCTCGCCGTCGCCGAGCTGGAGCGCACCGGGGCCTTCGACCGTCGAGTGCTGGCCGTGGTCACCACCACCGGCACCGGCTGGGTGAACAGCGCCTCCCCGCAGGCCCTCGAGCTGGTCCACGGCGGCGACACCGCGACCGTGGCCACGCAGTACTCCTACCTGCCGAGCTGGCTGTCCTTCATCGTCGACCGCTCCCGGGCCGCCGCGGCCGGCCGCACGCTGTTCGACGCGGTGTACGACCGGGTGCAGCAGATCCCCGAGGCCGAGCGCCCGCAGCTGCTGGTCTACGGGGAGAGCCTCGGGTCGGCCGGGTCGGAGGCCGCCTTCGACGGCCTGGCCGACATCCGGGCCCGGGCCGACGGGGTGCTGTGGGTCGGGCCGCCCAACAGCAACGAACTGTGGTCGGCCTTCGTAGAGCGCCGCGACCCCGGCTCCCCGGAGGTCGACCCGGAGTACGCCGGTGGCCTCGCGGTGCGGTTCGGCTCCGACGTGGCCGAGCTCGAGCAGCCCGACGAGCCGTGGCTGGAGCCCCGGGTGGTGTACCTGATGCACGCCAGCGACCCGATCGTCTGGTGGTCGCCGGACCTGCTCTTCTCCCGGCCCGACTGGCTGGTCGAACCCCGCGGCGAGGGCGTGTCACCGGCGATGAGCTGGTACCCCGTCGTGACCTTCTGGCAGGTCACGGTGGACATGGCCAACGCCCAGTCACCGCCGGACGGCTACGGCCACAACTACGGGAGCATGATGCTGGACGCCTGGTTGCTGATCTCCGCCCCCGAGGGCTGGACCGACGCCGACACCGACCGCGCCCGCGAGGTCGTCGGATGACCGGCTACCCGCCGCCACCGGAGTTCGCTGCCCGGGCCAACGTGGGCCCCGACGCCCACACCCACGCCGAGGCCGACCCGTTCGCCTTCTGGGCCGAGCAGGCCGGCCGGCTGCAGTGGGACACCCCCTGGGACACCGTCTTCGACGACGGCGAGATGCCGACCGCGCGCTGGTTCACCGGGGGTCGGCTCAACGTGGCGGTCAACTGCGTCGACCGGCACGTCACCGCCGGCCGCGGGGACGACGTCGCGCTGCACTGGGTGGGGGAGCCCGGCGACGGTCGCACCGTCACCTGGACCCAGCTCCAGGACGACGTCTGCCGGTTGGCCAACGCGCTGACCGCTCTGGGCATCGAGGCCGGTGACCGGGTGGTGCTGTACCTGCCGGTGCTCGTGGAGACCGTCGTCGCGACGATGGCCTGCGCCCGGATCGGGGCCGTGGTCAGCCTGGTCTTCGGTGGCTTCTCCGCCGACGCGCTGCGCTTCCGGGTCGCCGACACCGGGGCGAAGCTGCTGATCGCCACCGACGGGCAGTTCCGCCGGGGCTCGGCCGTCGCGGTCAAGGCCACCGCGGACGAGGCCGTCGCCGGGCTGGACCACGTCGAGCACGTGCTCGTCGTCCGCCGCACCGGGGAGACCGACGTCCCCTGGACCCCGGGCCGGGACCTGTGGTGGCACGAGCTGCTGGCCGAGCAGTCCCCGGTGCACGAGCCGGCGTCCTTCGACGCCGAGCACCCGCTGTTCATCGTCTACACCTCGGGCACGACGGGCCGCCCCAAGGGGCTGGTGCACACCAGCGGCGGCTACCTGACCCAGGCCAGCTGGACCCACTGGGCGCTCTTCGACGCCAAGGAGGACGACGTCTACTGGTGCCAGGCCGACCTCGCCTGGGTCACCGCGCACACCTACGTGCTCTACGGACCGACGTCCAACGGCACCACCCAGGTCCTCTACGAGGGCAGCCCGCTCACCCCGCACCCCGGCCGGCACTTCGAGGTGATCGCCGGCCTCGGGGTGACCGTCTACTACACCGCGCCGACGCTGGTGCGCACGTTCATGAAGCACGGCCCCGAGCTGCCGGCCGGGTACGACCTGTCCTCGCTGCGGCTGCTCGGCTCGGTGGGCGAGGCGATCAACCCCGAGGCCTGGCGCTGGCTGCACGAGCACGTCGGTGGCGGCCGCTGCCCGATCGTGGACACCTGGTGGCAGTCCGAGACCGGGGCCGCGGTCATCGCCCCGCTGCCCGGGGTGACCGTGCTGGAGCCCGGGTCGGCCACCGTGCCGCTGCCCGGCCTGGCCGCCGCCGTGGTGGACGACGCCGGCCGCCCCACCCCGCCCGGGGTCGAGGGCAACCTGGTGATCACCCGGCCGTGGCCGGCGATGGCCCGCACCGTCTGGCGCGACCACGCCCGATTCGTGGCCTCCTACTGGGCGCCCTACGCCGAGCAGGGCTGGTACCTGGCCGGGGACTCCGCCTCGGTGGACGAGGCCGGCTACGTGTGGATCGGCGGCCGGATCGACGACGTGCTCAACGTGTCCGGGCACCGGCTGTCCTCCATCGAGCTGGAGTCGGCGCTGGTGTCCCACCCACGGGTCGCCGAGGCCGCCGTCGTCGGTGCCCCCGACGACGTCACCGGCCAGCGGATCGTGGCCTTCGTCATCACCCGGGACGACGCCGGCGCCGACGACACCGGGCTCACCGAGGAGCTGCGGGCGCACGTGGCCCGGCGAGTGGGCGCGATCGCCAAGCCGCGCGAGGTCGTCGTCGTCACCGACCTGCCCAAGACCCGGTCGGGGAAGATCATGCGGCGGTTGATGGCGGACATGACCGCCGGCCGCGGGGGCGGGGACACCACCTCGCTGACCGACCCGGGCTCGATGACCACGGTCGAGCGGGCCTGGGACGCGCACGCCGCTCTCCGGGACCGGACCTAGGATCGCCCGGTGCCCCGCCGCCCCCTGATCGCGCCCAGCCTGCTGTCCGCGGACTTCGCCCGGCTCGCCGAGGAGACCGCCCGGATCGCCGACGCCGACTGGGTGCACGTCGACGTCATGGACGCCCACTTCGTGCCCAACCTGACCCTGGGCGCCCCCGTCGTGGAGGCGATCCAGCGGGTGAGCCCGGTGCCGCTGGACTGCCACCTGATGATCACCGACCCCGAGCGGTGGGCCCCCGCCTACGCCGAGCTGGGTGCCCGCAACGTCACCGTGCACGCCGAGGCCTGCACCGGCGACCCCCGCGCCGTGGCCCGTGACCTGCGCGCCGCCGGCGCCCTGGCCGGGCTGGCGGTCAAGCCGGGCACCCCGCTGGAGCCCTACGTCGAGGTGCTGCGCGACTTCGACACCCTGCTGGTGATGAGCGTCGAGCCCGGCTTCGGCGGCCAGTCCTTCATCGCCGACGTGCTCAGCAAGGTGCGCGAGGCCCGCCGGCTCGTCGACACCGGCCACCTCGAGCTGCTCGTGGAGATCGACGGCGGTATCAACGCCGACACCATAGAGGCCGCCGCCGAGGCCGGTGTCGACGTCTTCGTGGCCGGCTCCGCGGTCTACGGCGCCGACGACCCCGCCGCAGCGATCGCCGCGCTGCGGGCGCAGGCCGCCCGCTCGTTCCCCGCGTCGTGACCGACCCGGTCACCGCCGAGCAGGCCGCCGCCGCGAGCCGGGCCGCCGCCGCCGCCGGCCGGGCCGGCTCGACCTCCGCCCGCGAGCTGACCGCCATGGCCCGCGCCCGGGCCCTGGCCTGGGGCGCGCTGGGCACCACCAGCCCCAACCCCGCGGTGGGCGCCGTCGTCCTGGACGCCGGCGGTGCCGTGGTGGGGGAGGGCGCGACCCGGCCCCCGGGCGGCCCGCACGCCGAGGTCGTCGCGCTCGCGCAGGCCGGCGACCGGGCCCGCGGCGGCACCGCCGTGGTCACCCTCGAGCCGTGCGCACACACCGGACGCACCGGCCCCTGCGCCGACGCGCTGCTGGCCGCCGGGGTCGCCCGCGTCGTGGTCGCCGTCCCGGAGCCGACGTCGCTGGCCGGCGGCGGGGTGCAGCGGCTGCGGGACGCCGGCGTCCAGGTCGTCGTCGGGGTCGAGCAGCAGCAGGCCGAGGACGGCGCCCTCGCCCCGTGGCTGGTCGGCGTCCGGGAGCACCGGCCCCAGGTGGTCTGGAAGACCGCCAGCACGCTGGACGGCCGGGTCGCGGCCGCCGACGGCACCAGCCGCTGGATCACCGGTCCGGTGGCCCGCGCCGCGGTGCACCGGCTGCGCGCGACCTGCGACGCCGTCCTCGTCGGGTCGGGCACGGTGCTCACCGACGACCCCCAGCTCACCGTCCGCGACGACGACGGGCACGACGTGGCGCACCAGCCGCTGCGGGTCGTGCTGGACCGCCGCGGCCGGGTGCCCGCCGGCGCCCGGGTGCGCGACGACGCCGCCCGCACCCACCTCAGCACCGCCACCGAGCCGGCCGCACTCCTCGCCGAGCTCTGGGACCTCGACGTCCGGCGGGTGCTGCTGGAGGGCGGCCCCACGCTCGCCGCGGCCTTCCTGCAGGCAGGGCTGGTCGACGAGCTCGTGCTGCACCTGGCACCGCAGCTGCTGGGCGCCGGGCCCTCCCTGGTCGGCGACCTGGGAATCACCACGATGGCCGCGGCGCTGCAGCTCGAGACCCTGGACGTCACCCCCCTCGGGAGGGACGTGCAGGTACGACTCCGGCCCACCCGGCACACTGGTGGACCGGACCAGACGGAAGAAGGCAGCTGACGTGTTCACCGGCATCGTCGAGGAGGTCGGCACCCTCGTCGTCCGCGACGACCAGGGCGACTCCGCACGACTCCAGGTCCGCGGGGCGAAGACCCTGCAGGGCGTCGCGCTCGGGGACTCCATCGCGGTCAACGGCGTCTGCCTGACCGTCACCGGGGTCACCGACGACGTGTGGTCCACCGACGTGATGGCCGAGACGCTCAAGCGCAGCAGCCTGGGCGCGCTCACCGACGGCGACCCGGTCAACCTCGAGCGTGCGGTCACCGCCGACACCCGGCTGGGCGGCCACATCGTGCAGGGCCACGTCGACGGCGTCGGCACGGTCGCGAGCGTCAGCCCCAGCGAGCACTGGACCGTCGTGCGCATCGCGCTGCCGGCCGACATCAGCCGCTACGTCGTCGAGAAGGGCTCGATCACCCTGGACGGAGTCTCCCTCACGGTGAGCGCGCTCTCTGCGGCCACCGACCCCGAGCCCTGGCTCGAGGTCTCCCTCATCCCCACCACCCTGCGCGAGACGACCCTCGGCACGCGCGCCCCGGGTGACCCGGTCAACCTGGAGGTGGACGTCATCGCCAAGTACGTCGAACGACTGTTGGGAGCCCGGGCATGACCGCTGTCGACACCGGTCGCAGCCACCTCGACTCGATCGAGGACGCGATCGCCGCGATCAAGAGCGGCAAGCCCGTCGTCGTCATCGACGACGAGGACCGGGAGAACGAGGGCGACCTGATCTTCGCCTCCGAGCTCGCCACCCCCGAGCTGGTGGCCTTCATGGTCCGCTACACCTCGGGCTACATCTGTGTCGCGGTCACCGAGGAGGACGCCGACCGGCTGGACCTCCCGCCGATGTTCCGGGTCAACCAGGACCGCCGCGGCACCGCCTACACGGTCACCGTCGACGCCCGCGAGGGCATCAGCACCGGCATCTCGGCCACCGACCGGGCGCACACCATCCGGCTGCTGGCCGGTGCCGAGACCTCCAGCGCCGACCTCTCCCGGCCTGGGCACATCGTGCCGCTGCGGGCCCGCGACGGCGGTGTGCTGCGGCGTCCCGGGCACACCGAGGCCGCCGTCGACCTGGCCGTGCTGGCCGGGCTGCGCCCCTCGGGCACCCTCTGCGAGGTCGTCAGCGAGAAGGACCCGATCGGGATGGCCCGCGGGGAGGAGCTGCGCGTCTTCGCCGACGAGCACGACCTCGTCATGTGCTCCATCGCCGACCTGATCGCCTACCGCAAGCGCTTCGACAAGCTGGTCGAGCGCGTCGCCGAGGCCCAGGTGCCGCTGGCCCCGGGCCTGTTCACCGCGGTCGGCTACTCCAGCTCCTACGACGACCGCGAGCACGTGGCCTTCGTCTACGGCGACATCAGCGACGGCGAGGACGTGCTGGTCCGGGTGCACTCCGAGTGCCTCACCGGCGACGTGTTCGGCTCGCTGCGCTGCGACTGCGGCCCCCAGCTGCAGGCCGCGCTGGCGGCCGTGGCCGAGGAGGGGCGCGGGATCGTGCTCTACATCCGCGGGCACGAGGGGCGCGGCATCGGCCTGCTGCACAAGCTGCAGGCCTACCAGCTGCAGGACGCCGGGGTGGACACCGTGGACGCCAACCTCGACCTGGGGTTGCCCGCCGACGCCCGCGACTACGGCACCGGGGCGCAGATCCTGGTCGACCTGGGCGTGCACTCGATGCGGCTGCTGACCAACAACCCGGCCAAGCGGGCTGGCCTGGAGGGCTACGGCCTGACCATCACCGGCCGGGTCGGGCTGCCCAGCCACGTCACCCCGGAGAACATCGGCTACCTGCGCACCAAGCGCGACCGGATGGGCCACCTGCTGGAGATCGTCGAGCCCGAGGACGACGTCCCGGTGCCCGTGGGCACGCACACCCCGATCCGCACCACGGAGCAGCAGCTGTGAGCGGCGCGGGTGCGCCCCAGCTGACGCCGGTGGACGCCGCCGGCCTGCGGCTGGGGATCGTGGCCACCACCTGGCACCTCGAGGTCACCGAGCAGCTGCTGGCCCGCGCGATCGCCTGCGCGCACGCCTCCGGCATCCCCGAGCCCACCGTGGTCCGGGCCCCCGGGGCCGTCGAGCTGCCGGTCGTCGCCCAGGCGCTGGCGGCCGACCACGACGCCGTCGTCGCGCTGGGGGTCGTTGTCCGCGGCGGCACCCCGCACTTCGAGTACGTCTGCGACGCCGTCACCGCCGGCCTGACCCGGGTGTCCCTGGACGCCGGTGTGCCGGTCGGCAACGGCGTGCTCACCGTGAACGACGACGACCAGGCCCGCGACCGCGCCGGTCTGCCCGACTCCGCCGAGGACAAGGGCTGGGAGGCCTGCTCGGCCGCCCTGCAGACCGCGCTCACCCTGCGCTCGATCCGCACCCCCCGCCGGGACACCGGCTTCGGCATCGGGTCCTCGTCGTGAGCGCGACCCCGGGCAGCGGGACGACGTTCGACGACCTGTTCGCCGCTCTCGCCGCCAAGGTCGAGGCCGGCGACCCGGACTCGGGCACCGTGCGCGCCGTGCGGTCCGGCGTGCACACGGTGGGCAAGAAGCTCGTCGAGGAGGCCGCCGAGAGCTGGATGGCCGCCGAGCACGAGAGCCCCGAGCGGGCCGCCGAGGAGCTGAGCCAGCTCCTGTACTGGGTGCAGGTCATGATGATCGCCCGGGGACTCACCCTGGACGACGTCTACTCCCACCTCTGATCCACCACCTCTAGGAGCTCCTGCAGTGCTGCGCGTCGCCGTCCCGAACAAGGGCGTCCTGTCCGAACCCGCAGCCGAGATGCTGTCCGAGAGCGGCTACCGCCAGCGCCGGAGCACCAAGGACCTCGCGGTCTACGACCCGGACAGCGACACCGAGTTCTTCTACCTGCGCCCGCGGGACATCGCCGTCTACGTCGCCGCCGGCACGCTGGACGTCGGGATCACCGGCCGGGACATGCTGCTGGAGACCACCCCGGCCGACACCGACTCACCCGCGGTCGAGGTCATGCCGCTGGGCTTCGGCCGGTCCTCCTTCCGGTTCGCCAGCCCGCTGGACGCCGGGATCGAGAGCATCGACGCGCTCGCTGGCAAGCGGATCGCCACGGCCTACCCGGTGGTGCTCGAGCGGTTCCTGGCCGAGTCCGGCATCGACGCCGCGGTGGTCAAGCTCGACGGTGCGGTCGAGACCGCCTGCCGGCTAGGTGTCGCGGACGCGGTCTGCGACGTCGTCGAGACCGGGACGACGCTGCGTCAGGCCGGCCTGCACGTCATCGGCGACCCGGTGCTCACCAGCGAGGCGATCCTGGTACGCCGGGCCGGTGCGGAGGAGAACCCGGCCGTGGCCCAGCTGCAGCGCCGGCTCAAGGGCGTCCTGGTCGCCCGGCAGTACGTGATGCTCGACTACGACTGCCCCGACGACCTGCTGGAGCGGGCCACCGCGATCACCCCCGGGCTCGAGGGCCCCACCGTGAGCCGGCTGCAGACCCCGGGTTGGTCCGCCGTCCGGGCGATGGTGCCCCAGGG
This sequence is a window from Geodermatophilaceae bacterium NBWT11. Protein-coding genes within it:
- a CDS encoding methyltransferase domain-containing protein, encoding MQARPESRRVRPVLDGARLTAYDVLDGVSSRAAYANLLLPQLLRERRLEPRDAGFATQLAYGTLRATGTLDAVLTGLVSRPLAELDPRVLDLLRLGAHQLVDLRVPSHAAVDTTVALTRAIVGTGASGLVNAVLRKVAAGGSREEWITALGVTGDERLALLTDHPLWIVQAWREALGADAELEAALLADDAAPEVHLVARHTDRDALAADSGGDPGPWSPYAVRLHGGDPGKLTAVKDGTAAVQDEGSQLAALALSRAPLEGTDTRWLDLCAGPGGKAALLAAVRPAGVHLTAADRSEHRVELVRSALGQEPDVELLVADGREGPWEPGSFDRVLLDAPCTGLGALRRRPEVRWRRTAEDVAPLAELQRELLDAALAAVRPGGVVAYVTCSPHTAETVDVVATVAGRDDVELLPVAGLFPEVPDAARGDALQLWPHRHGTDAMFVALLRRT
- the acs gene encoding acetate--CoA ligase, which encodes MTGYPPPPEFAARANVGPDAHTHAEADPFAFWAEQAGRLQWDTPWDTVFDDGEMPTARWFTGGRLNVAVNCVDRHVTAGRGDDVALHWVGEPGDGRTVTWTQLQDDVCRLANALTALGIEAGDRVVLYLPVLVETVVATMACARIGAVVSLVFGGFSADALRFRVADTGAKLLIATDGQFRRGSAVAVKATADEAVAGLDHVEHVLVVRRTGETDVPWTPGRDLWWHELLAEQSPVHEPASFDAEHPLFIVYTSGTTGRPKGLVHTSGGYLTQASWTHWALFDAKEDDVYWCQADLAWVTAHTYVLYGPTSNGTTQVLYEGSPLTPHPGRHFEVIAGLGVTVYYTAPTLVRTFMKHGPELPAGYDLSSLRLLGSVGEAINPEAWRWLHEHVGGGRCPIVDTWWQSETGAAVIAPLPGVTVLEPGSATVPLPGLAAAVVDDAGRPTPPGVEGNLVITRPWPAMARTVWRDHARFVASYWAPYAEQGWYLAGDSASVDEAGYVWIGGRIDDVLNVSGHRLSSIELESALVSHPRVAEAAVVGAPDDVTGQRIVAFVITRDDAGADDTGLTEELRAHVARRVGAIAKPREVVVVTDLPKTRSGKIMRRLMADMTAGRGGGDTTSLTDPGSMTTVERAWDAHAALRDRT
- a CDS encoding bifunctional 3,4-dihydroxy-2-butanone-4-phosphate synthase/GTP cyclohydrolase II, with the translated sequence MTAVDTGRSHLDSIEDAIAAIKSGKPVVVIDDEDRENEGDLIFASELATPELVAFMVRYTSGYICVAVTEEDADRLDLPPMFRVNQDRRGTAYTVTVDAREGISTGISATDRAHTIRLLAGAETSSADLSRPGHIVPLRARDGGVLRRPGHTEAAVDLAVLAGLRPSGTLCEVVSEKDPIGMARGEELRVFADEHDLVMCSIADLIAYRKRFDKLVERVAEAQVPLAPGLFTAVGYSSSYDDREHVAFVYGDISDGEDVLVRVHSECLTGDVFGSLRCDCGPQLQAALAAVAEEGRGIVLYIRGHEGRGIGLLHKLQAYQLQDAGVDTVDANLDLGLPADARDYGTGAQILVDLGVHSMRLLTNNPAKRAGLEGYGLTITGRVGLPSHVTPENIGYLRTKRDRMGHLLEIVEPEDDVPVPVGTHTPIRTTEQQL
- a CDS encoding phosphoribosyl-ATP diphosphatase — protein: MSATPGSGTTFDDLFAALAAKVEAGDPDSGTVRAVRSGVHTVGKKLVEEAAESWMAAEHESPERAAEELSQLLYWVQVMMIARGLTLDDVYSHL
- the ribD gene encoding bifunctional diaminohydroxyphosphoribosylaminopyrimidine deaminase/5-amino-6-(5-phosphoribosylamino)uracil reductase RibD, which gives rise to MARARALAWGALGTTSPNPAVGAVVLDAGGAVVGEGATRPPGGPHAEVVALAQAGDRARGGTAVVTLEPCAHTGRTGPCADALLAAGVARVVVAVPEPTSLAGGGVQRLRDAGVQVVVGVEQQQAEDGALAPWLVGVREHRPQVVWKTASTLDGRVAAADGTSRWITGPVARAAVHRLRATCDAVLVGSGTVLTDDPQLTVRDDDGHDVAHQPLRVVLDRRGRVPAGARVRDDAARTHLSTATEPAALLAELWDLDVRRVLLEGGPTLAAAFLQAGLVDELVLHLAPQLLGAGPSLVGDLGITTMAAALQLETLDVTPLGRDVQVRLRPTRHTGGPDQTEEGS
- a CDS encoding riboflavin synthase; its protein translation is MFTGIVEEVGTLVVRDDQGDSARLQVRGAKTLQGVALGDSIAVNGVCLTVTGVTDDVWSTDVMAETLKRSSLGALTDGDPVNLERAVTADTRLGGHIVQGHVDGVGTVASVSPSEHWTVVRIALPADISRYVVEKGSITLDGVSLTVSALSAATDPEPWLEVSLIPTTLRETTLGTRAPGDPVNLEVDVIAKYVERLLGARA
- a CDS encoding 6,7-dimethyl-8-ribityllumazine synthase, with the translated sequence MSGAGAPQLTPVDAAGLRLGIVATTWHLEVTEQLLARAIACAHASGIPEPTVVRAPGAVELPVVAQALAADHDAVVALGVVVRGGTPHFEYVCDAVTAGLTRVSLDAGVPVGNGVLTVNDDDQARDRAGLPDSAEDKGWEACSAALQTALTLRSIRTPRRDTGFGIGSSS
- a CDS encoding ATP phosphoribosyltransferase, which encodes MLRVAVPNKGVLSEPAAEMLSESGYRQRRSTKDLAVYDPDSDTEFFYLRPRDIAVYVAAGTLDVGITGRDMLLETTPADTDSPAVEVMPLGFGRSSFRFASPLDAGIESIDALAGKRIATAYPVVLERFLAESGIDAAVVKLDGAVETACRLGVADAVCDVVETGTTLRQAGLHVIGDPVLTSEAILVRRAGAEENPAVAQLQRRLKGVLVARQYVMLDYDCPDDLLERATAITPGLEGPTVSRLQTPGWSAVRAMVPQGDTNRLMDELWDLGARAILVTSIHACRI
- the rpe gene encoding ribulose-phosphate 3-epimerase; this translates as MPRRPLIAPSLLSADFARLAEETARIADADWVHVDVMDAHFVPNLTLGAPVVEAIQRVSPVPLDCHLMITDPERWAPAYAELGARNVTVHAEACTGDPRAVARDLRAAGALAGLAVKPGTPLEPYVEVLRDFDTLLVMSVEPGFGGQSFIADVLSKVREARRLVDTGHLELLVEIDGGINADTIEAAAEAGVDVFVAGSAVYGADDPAAAIAALRAQAARSFPAS